The Kribbella jejuensis region GCTCGGAGAACCAGACGTCGAACTTCGTCCGGAAGTGCTCGAGCTGCTCCTGCTGCTCCTTGAGCTGGCGCTCGTACCCCGCCTCGCGGAACGCGACCAGCTGCTCGTCCTCCGGCAGCGTAAGGATGTCCGGGATCTCGGCGACGATCCGCTGGGCGAGCTCCAGGATGTACTCGCCGTGGTAGCCGTCCTCGGGGATCTTGTGCCCGTGCGCGGCCGCCCGCAGGCTCTCGCCGAACTTGTCCATCTGGTTGCCGCGGTCGTTGATGTAGAACTCGCGGGACACACTCGCCCCGGCCGCGGTCAGCACCCGGGCCAGCGCGTCGCCGACGGCGGCCCAGCGGGTATGACCCAGGTGCAGCGGACCGGTCGGGTTCGCCGAGATGAACTCGAGGTTGATCGTCCGGCCCTGCAGGCTGTCGCTGGTGCCGTACTTCTCGCCGGCCTCCAGGATCGACTGCGCGACCTTGCCCTGGGCATCGGCCGCGACCCGGAGGTTGATGAAGCCGGGGCCGGCGATCTCGACGGCGGTGATCGCCTCGTCGTCGCGCAGCTTCGCGGCCAGCAGCTCGGCGAACTGGCGCGGGTTCAGCCCGGCGCGCTTGCCGAGCTGCATCGCGACGTTGGTGGCGTAGTCCCCGTGCTCGGGGTTCTTGGGTCGCTCGACCTTCAGCTCGCGCGGCAGCCCGCCCTCGACGGTGATGGTGCCGTCGGCGGCGAGCGCGGCCAGGGCCTGCAGGATCTTCTCAGCGAGCTGTTCCGGAGTCACCGGATCAGCCTAATGGGCTTCCGCCGAAACCCTTGACTCGCTATCCACAGCGCGGTACGACGGTCACTCCCACGGATTGACCAGCTCGATCCCGGTGCCGTCGAAGTCCTTGGTGTTGCGCGTCGCGAGAGTCGCGCCGGCGACCCGGCAGATCGCGGCGATCTGCGCATCGGGAAGGTCGATCGGCAGGCCCGCACGCTCGCGTCCGACCACGACCTCGGGATACAGCGAAGCAGCCGCGTTGTCGAACGGCAGGATCGCCTCCGCGAACTCGTCGAAGATCTCGTCGGCGGCAGCCTCCAGCACCGTCTTCCGCCGGCCGCTTGGCATCCGCCTGAGCCCGTACCGGATCTCGGCGACGGTGATCGCCGCTGTACACAAGCCGTTCGAGCGATGTCCGGCGTACCAGTTGACGACAGCTTCGTCCGGTCTGGCTTTCATCAGTTCAGACCCGACATTGGTATCGAACACGATCATCAGTCGAAGTCCACGACCCGGGGCTTGCTGTTGCGCGGAGGAATGTCCAGGTCGACACCGCCCAGCTCGGCGAATCGCTCATGGAGTCGCTGCAGGAGATTCTGCTCTTCTTCTTCCGTTCCGACAGCTTCGACGATGATGGCCCGGGCCTCCGCCTCCATCGATCGGCCGTGCCGGGCCGCCCGGACCCGCAGCCGGTGCTTCACCTTGTCATCGAGATTGCGCACTGTGATCGCCGCCATCGCCACCACCTCCTGCCATCAATGATAGCAGCGCTTGCAGTGCTCAATGGCGCGCTGTGATCTCGATGTGACTGTTGCGTACCAGTGGGGTGTCCCAAGCGGCGGGTTTGCCGTCGACGGTCACGCTCAGGTTATTGCAGGCGCCGGCGAGGCACTTGGCGTCGTACTGGACTCCCCAGAGGGTGAAGAACTGGGCGAGGGTCGACTGTTCGGCGGCGGTTTTGGCCTCTACCCAGACCTCGCCGTCGGTGGTGTGGGTGTGTACGGCGGCCTGCTGGGCGCGGAGCTTGTCGATGCCGATCCCGGCCGCGACCTGCACCGGCTTGCCGTCGAGGGTGACCGCGATGTTCAACGTGTACGGCGAAGGGCCGGAGAAATCGAGCGGGAGCCGCTCGAACCCGGCCTTGTCGATGTACGAGACCGCGTCCCGGGGCGCGTCCCACGGCGGCGCGCCGGTCCGCAGGTCAGCGGCCGCCGGCGCCGCCGGGCCGACCTGGCAGCCGGTCAGCACGCCGCCGGCGAGCAGCAGCGCACCCGCCGTACCAGCCCACCTGCCAGCTCTCATGGAGAGTCAGATTGCCAGGTGAGCGGGGACAGCGGGACGCCGGGGTCAGCGCTCGGACGGCATCAGGATCCACAGCGCGATGTAGATCAGGAACTGCGGGCCGGGCAGCAGGCAGCTGACCACGAAGATCAGCCGCATCGTGTTGGACGAGATCCCGAACCGGCGAGCCAGTCCGGAGCAGACACCGCCGATCCAGCGATCGTTTGACGGGCGAACCAGAGTGCTGGCCATGAGTACCGTTTCCTTTCCACCGTTGGGCTTACCTCCACTATGACGGCGGCCGCGGCGGATCTGATCCCACCGCGGCGGTCTTCCAGGGTCCGCTCAGGGTGATCCTGGAACCAGTTCCGGAGCACCACGCCGGACCACACCCCGATTCGGGATCCGGCCCCAGTTCCTGCTACTGTTCTGCTCGTTCCTGAGCCCCCGTAGCTCAGGGGATAGAGCACCGCCCTCCGGAGGCGGGTGCGCAGGTTCGAATCCTGCCGGGGGCGCGACCGATCTGGCCGATCCTTGTGCGCAAAGAGCGCGCACAGTGATCGGCCGCCGTGTTTTCTGGGGGCGGAGCCCCCAGACCCCGCCCCGGGAGGGCTCCGCCCCCCGGACCCCCACCGTGAGTCGCTCCGCTCCCTCAGTCCGCCCGGGCGCTTCGCTCCGCTCGCTCACTCAGCCGCTGGGCCGCTTCGCTCCCCTGGTTCTTATGGGAGTGATTCGCCTCGCTCGCTCGCTTGTCGAGGCCGACCCGGACCCCGCCGGAGGTTGCTCCGCTCGCTTGGTCGGACGGGGCGCTTCGCTCCGCTCGCTCACTCGGGCTGGTGGAGACGCTTCGCTTCGCTCGCTCGGGTTGGTCTACACGCTTCGCTTCGCTCGCTTGCCTGGGTACGCGGCTCCGCCTCCCGGACCCCCGGCGTGAGGTCGCTTCGCTCAGTTGGCAGACCTGGGCGCTTCGCTCCGCTCGCTCGCTTGGTGGTTAGGCCGCCTCGCTTCGCTCGCTCGCTTGTCGTGGGGCGGGCTCCCCTCGACCCGGCGCAGGTCGCTCCGCTTACCTCGTCGGACTCGGACACTCGGCAGGTGGGGCACTTCGCTTCGCTCGCTCGCTTGTCGGGGGCTCGACCCGGACCCCCGCTGTGGGTCGCTTCGCTCGATTGGCTGGGTGAGGCGCTTCGTTTCGCTTGCTGGGGTGGGGTTAGGGGGTTCTGTCTTCGCCGGGGGTTTTGCCGAAGGCTTTTTGGTAGTCGTGGGTGAACTGGCTGGGGCTGGCGTAGCCGACCTCGTGGGCGATGGTGGCGGCGGGGGTGGCGCGGGTTCGGAGCTGGATGCGGGCCTGCTGGAGGCGGAGTTGTTTCTGGAACTGGATGGGGGTCATCGACGTCGCGGCGCGGAAGTGGCGGTGGAAGGTCGACGGGCTCATGCCGGCCAGCTCGGCCAGGTCGGCGACGCGGAGTTGGGCGCTGGGGTTTCGGCGGATCCAGCGGATCGCCTCGGCGATGTGCGCCAGCATGCCGTCGGCGAGGCCGATCTGCCGGACCAGCGAACCCTGCTCGCCGGTGAGCAGCCGCCACAGGATCTCGCGGCGGATGCCCGCGGCCAGCACCCGCACGTCGTCCGGACGGTCCGCGATCCGGAGCAGCCGGACGACCGGATCGAGCAGCTCGTCGTCCGCGTCGCTCACCACCAGACCGCCGTACTGCGCCGGACGCGCCGGCAGCTCCAGCAGCAGCGACGCGATCTCGGCCGGATCGAGTCGCAGGCTGACGACCGTGAACGGTTCCTCCCGGGTCGCCTTCGCCGCCTGACCGATCACCGGCAGATCCAGCGAGGTGACCAGGTACTGCCCAGCACCGTACTCGTACGGCACTCCGTTCAGCAGCGTCCGTTTGAGACCGGAGGCGACGATCGCCACCGACGGTTCCGAGATGCCGGCCTCCAGCTCGGTCCGCGCGTCGCGCCGGCTGACCCGGACCCCCGGCAGCAGCTCTCTGCTGTGCTCGTGCCGATACCCCACGGCGTACCGGCAGATCAGGCCCCGCAGCTCGTCGAGCAGTTCCACGTCCCCAGCTTGACAGGATCCGGCAAGACCCGGCCAGGATCGCGCTCACGCTGCCGTCCCACCGGCTGGTCTGATCGAAGGAAGGCCCCGCAGGGGCAGGCACAGCAGGAACGGAGTACGGCAGTGAAACGACGCATCCTCGGCGCAACCGGCATGTCGGTCAGTGAGTTCGCCCTCGGCGCGATGATGTTCGGTGCCATGGGCAACCCCGACCACGAGGACGCCGTACGCATCATCAACCGGGCGCTGGACGCCGGCGTCAACCTGATCGACACCGCCGACGTGTACTCCGCCGGCGAGTCCGAACAGATCGTCGGTACGGCGATCCGCACCCGGCGCGACGAGGTGGTGCTGGCGACCAAGTTCGGTATGCCGATGGGCGCGGACCCGAACCAGCGCGGCGCCTCCCGGCGCTGGACCGTACGCTCGGTGGAGAACAGCCTGCGCCGGCTCGGTACCGACCACCTGGACCTGTATCAGCTGCACCGCCCGGACCACGACACCGACCAGGGCGAGACCCTCGCCGCGCTGTCGGATCTCGTTCAGGCCGGGAAGATCCTGGCCTTCGGCTCCTCGATGTTCCCGGCCGAGACGATCGTCGAGGCGCAGTGGACCGCCGAGCGCCGCGGCACCCACCGGTACCTGACCGAACAGTGCATGTACTCGATCTTCACCCGCCGAGCCGAAGCGGCGGTCTTCCCCGTCACCCAGCGACACGGCCTTGGCGTACTCACCTTCAGCCCGTTGAACGGAGGCTGGCTGTCCGGCCGGACAGACCCGGCCGCGAGCCATCGGGCCACGCTGCGGCCGGAGAGCTACGACCCTGCCGGGCCGACCGGCCGGGTCAAGGCGGCCACGGCCGCCAAGCTGGCGGCCCTGGCAGCCGAGGCCGGGCTGACGTTGCCGCAACTGGCAACCGCGTTCGTTCGCGAACATCCCGCGGTGACCTCGGTCATCATCGGTCCGCGGACGCAGGACCAACTCGAGAGCCTGTTGACCGGCGCCGAGATCCGGTTGTCCGCGGACGTGCTCGACCGGATCGACGAGCTTGTCCCGCCGGGCACCGAGCTCGACCCGGCGGACAACTACGCGACGACGCCGCCCGCGATCGAGCACGCCGAGTTGCGTCGCCGGTCAGGCGGCGGACTCAGCTGATGCCGCAGGCTGTGCGGCAGTAGTTCCACATCTGTTGGCGGGCTGCGTCCGACTCGCGGGTGCTACCGAGGTAATGGGCAGGGCGGATCTGACGGTCGTGCCAGAACTTGCCG contains the following coding sequences:
- a CDS encoding type II toxin-antitoxin system VapC family toxin, which gives rise to MIVFDTNVGSELMKARPDEAVVNWYAGHRSNGLCTAAITVAEIRYGLRRMPSGRRKTVLEAAADEIFDEFAEAILPFDNAAASLYPEVVVGRERAGLPIDLPDAQIAAICRVAGATLATRNTKDFDGTGIELVNPWE
- a CDS encoding aldo/keto reductase, yielding MKRRILGATGMSVSEFALGAMMFGAMGNPDHEDAVRIINRALDAGVNLIDTADVYSAGESEQIVGTAIRTRRDEVVLATKFGMPMGADPNQRGASRRWTVRSVENSLRRLGTDHLDLYQLHRPDHDTDQGETLAALSDLVQAGKILAFGSSMFPAETIVEAQWTAERRGTHRYLTEQCMYSIFTRRAEAAVFPVTQRHGLGVLTFSPLNGGWLSGRTDPAASHRATLRPESYDPAGPTGRVKAATAAKLAALAAEAGLTLPQLATAFVREHPAVTSVIIGPRTQDQLESLLTGAEIRLSADVLDRIDELVPPGTELDPADNYATTPPAIEHAELRRRSGGGLS
- a CDS encoding FitA-like ribbon-helix-helix domain-containing protein, yielding MAAITVRNLDDKVKHRLRVRAARHGRSMEAEARAIIVEAVGTEEEEQNLLQRLHERFAELGGVDLDIPPRNSKPRVVDFD
- a CDS encoding PspC domain-containing protein, which produces MASTLVRPSNDRWIGGVCSGLARRFGISSNTMRLIFVVSCLLPGPQFLIYIALWILMPSER
- a CDS encoding AraC family transcriptional regulator; this translates as MELLDELRGLICRYAVGYRHEHSRELLPGVRVSRRDARTELEAGISEPSVAIVASGLKRTLLNGVPYEYGAGQYLVTSLDLPVIGQAAKATREEPFTVVSLRLDPAEIASLLLELPARPAQYGGLVVSDADDELLDPVVRLLRIADRPDDVRVLAAGIRREILWRLLTGEQGSLVRQIGLADGMLAHIAEAIRWIRRNPSAQLRVADLAELAGMSPSTFHRHFRAATSMTPIQFQKQLRLQQARIQLRTRATPAATIAHEVGYASPSQFTHDYQKAFGKTPGEDRTP